The DNA segment ACAATATTTTTGTTGTGCGTGGATCATTCCATATTCCAATCATGTTCTTTGTTTATGAAATATGATACCAGAAGCATGTCAATAGGCATATTCTTCAGTTATGAAAATATGATACCGAAAGAGTGTGTTAATACAATAATAACAAACAGAATAGCCTGTTACAGAATAGAAGGAACTCAGACAACCCAAGTGTCCACTGTTAAACAATTTCAGAAGTAATAATCAAAGTGGTTAGTCCATACAAGTTTATGTGCTTCCACCAATATCTTTATGTTATAATCCATTGGCTTAATAATCAGGCTTGTAGTGATGGGCTAGGATGTGAACCCCAACAATTTCACCTGGTATCTGTTATGAGAATAGGTGCTGGTGGAGGTCAAAACAATCCATATCAACCAAATCCAAACCCCCAGTACTCAACCTCTTCCTATTATCGGTCGAAGGTAACAATCATCAAGACATAAGCCCATCTATTTATGTGTAGTGAGACCGACAGAAAATGGTAGTGAATTTTATAGAGTGATCATCTCTCAGTTTTGTCATATGATAAGAGACTATGAATATCACCGGGTtgcatatcaacatgaaaaatatttttgttgTTATGTTAGTTATGCATGTTACGTCTCCATCTATTTGACATGTGGTATTGTTAATAGCTTACTGTAGTTCTAACATCAAGATAACTCCTTTATTTTCTTTCCAATATTGTTGCTTACTACAAAGTTATCAAAGTAGCAGCGATAGGCTCCAGGCATAATCAGAAGTTGGATCAGTTGTTTTATTCTTAGATGTTTAGCTATAAAAGCATTTTGGTTTCCTTTAAGATGGATGAGcattgaatgaaaattttaaagaaTAATGAGATTATTTTACCAGCAAAATGGTCAACCACCCACCGATGATTCATAAATACTCATGAACACTAGTTTCAAGGACTTCTGAACTTGTACAAGTTAGTACAAAAGAACAACCAAATTGGCCAATAAGAAGATGAATCTGCTACGAGCTTGTAATCGCAATCAAACATTACAATGTCTTCTTCCAAAGATTATTTTTTGCACGTAAACTATATTTTATCTGCAAATAACTAGATAAAATTAACCACATAGAAAAAGGATCTACAAAAGCATCCAAAACATATTTGTAATCATGTTATGTGTACCAGTGGTAATTCTATTCCACACATATCGATGTAGTTATagctgataaatgaggataaactCAGTGGCTTCCTTATTAGTGACTGGTGCTGGGACTGGATGCAGAAAGCAGAAATGGGTGGATCTAAAAGGTGATAATTAGTAgtgaaaaaaaaattctagatCCATAGTTATCTTGTAGAACCATATTTCATGATCAGAAAACATAGAATATGAAAAAACAGAATGCATGTAAACTTGATTAACTAGTTATTTTGGTTACAGGAAGCTAGACTTACACCACCCGACCAAGCATATATAAAACAACAAATTCTAGCAACAACTGGTTTACCACATGCTGTAGTAGAACATCTACTTGCAACTTAGAAATATGACCCATTTATAAAATGCCAGATATTATGGCATTATTAACATCATGTAACTAAGATGTTCTAAGGAAGAAAATATTTAACAATTCAGTACATCGGACTTCAGCACATGTCATCTGCTAACATGAGGAGAACTTTATCGACTTTCAGAAAAGGTACATTGCCCTCAAAAACTGACGGATTATTTCAGTTCAATATATTTGTAAGTAGCCTTGTATTCTTGTCATTTAAAACAAGATTgaatttcaagaaaaattaaaGCCATCATATATCAGTACCAATCAGGCATTTGCAACACCCATAAATGTTAGTTCCTTTTTTTATCAAAGGCTAGCAGACAAAAAGTTATAGTGAAACTACTGATCTCACCTAAAACAGACCGCACATATTCAAGAGCTTCAGCAGATATGGGTCCATTATCAGAGAACGACATTTTACAGGCATCATATAATCTTTTGATTGCAGGCATACTGCAGGATGGGTCAGGTAACCAAAAGACCAACCAACTGTTCAACCGGTGCAATTTATCAAACAAGGATCTCAAGTCACCCTGATCAAGATGTACGAAACCTCATAGACCTGTTCATCAATATAAAAGGTATTAAAAAACAGTTTCACTTACGACAAGCATGTCAAGATTTCTTAAAAGATGTAAGCGATCTACGTCCGGTAAGCTTTGCAAAGAAGTATGGAGCTATAACTAACGACAAGTTGCAAATGGATAACAGAAGTACAGGAAAATCAATGCAAAATAAGTCAGTCACTGCGCACTAAAATAACCCTAACCCTTAAACATTAAAACGAATACAACTATCACAGAACCCCTACCCATCAACGCGAAAATTCCCCCAACAATTCCCCAGACAGCGTGAACAGCCACGAGAACCAGAATAAATGAAGAAGGTAATTCGAATTCGCCAACagccaaaagaaaaaggaaataaaagaCCCGATCAAGGGGTCCAATCATAAAAAACAATACGAATTCAGACTCCAATCCATAAAAGCGTCGAGTATGATCCATGCTTACCTAGGGATTAGGGTTTAAGCGCCGCAGTTGCCGGTGAGGATCGGAAGAGACGAGACGGGATACTCTGAGGTGAAAGCGCCCGGGTTGCGTTTTGAGTAGTTGGATCGGgatcataaatatataaatatatatatatatatatatatatatgtatatatatatataataataataataatagtctcAGAACGTGCTAGCGAACAGAGTCTCCCGATTCGTCGCTACGGCGTAGCCGAGTATGAGCAAAATGACCTTCTGATACCGGGTTAAGCGAGCAACCGTGTCAACTGTTCCAGAAGATGGCCCACAGAAAAGTAAAGAGACGAGTCATACGGCGGGTAGATTATGGAGTGAAATAGAACGGGTGGCTCGAAGGTATTACTCTATTTGGGAGTCTAGTCGTATATATGTACGTCTGATGGTGCGCTCCAAGCATCGAGCGACACGTCACTCTTGACGTCATCTGCGGTTCGGCTGCTTCGGCTCCGCCGGGCGCCATCCAGAGTAGAGTACCGCCCACTGGTTTTTCGAAACCGCTTCTGATCGGCTGCGGAAATCTCGGATAGCGACACTTTTAGCACACTTATCTTCACGCCACTCGTCACCCTGGAACCCCACCGCTTCTAGTAAGCGGGCGAGACGAAGAGCGTGTACATTAGTTCACACACCTGATCGATGCCTGGTTTTGGAGTACTGCTGGGTAATCCAGACCACACCTCGGCTCGCCATCGACTTCCGTGACATCAGCCAAAGTGTGCGGGGCGCATCACAGGAGCCTGTTCCCTGCCTCGGGCTACACAGCTGAGCTCTGCGTGGTTTGGCTGAATTCGGTGCGAGGTTAAGGTAATACAAATAATTATTACTATAAATAATTATCCTTACTCAAATGACCAAATTAAGTGGATGGCGAAGGAATTTTAGGGTTAGCAAAAAAAGAAATAAGAGAATTTTAGGGTCATTCAACTCTACCTTAAGCATTATTTTTTTTACATTCTCTCATTGTAAACTTTAAATAatttatcttatatattttttaattcttttaaacATATTAAAGTGAAACCTGATAGTATTTAAAGTATTACCTCAGGTTATCTATGACATCAtaatttagatatattttatttataaaataattaaaactttAATTTATAGTGTTTCTTTCCACTATTTTTTATGTTATGATTCATTGTCATATTCATTTAAGGAATCTAAAACTAAGCGATATTCCCAAAAATCTCCtcctatttttatcttttttttctctcaaatataaatatatggGAATCTTATTAGTGAAGACTAAACAATGTGTCATTTGAATTCATCCTCTAATAACAAATATCGAGATTATAGGTTAATTGGTCTATCAAATTCGTTTAATCGAAATCATTGATCAAGATATTTAAATtaagaataataatattattatcatcGGATCCTTATAaactaattttaatattatccacTTTTGATATGGGACCAATCAAGATGTTTTAGGTATCCTTCACTCATTTTAGTGGGGATATATAATTTCTTAACGATTGATAGAAAAAATATCCAACCATCACATTTGACGGTTTACTATTCTTCAAAAGAAATAGTATTACTTTCCTTTGACAGTGATATATAAATAATCGTGATCATTTATTCATGTTCATTTAaacaatatgataaattattatcAAGGACATGTATGATATGTTATACTATGTCTTTTAGTTATTCTATGCTATAAGGGGCTTATAGTTTCTTTCATATGTTATACTTTCAATATGGATTACTGGTATAGtcatatatattatatcataatattcaaattaatatcataaatttaatctaaaaataataatagaaaaaCCAATAACCATTTTCTTTTAAATAAAACTTCTAATTTCATcgaatcattaaaatatgagacatcaaTCTCTCGATGATCTTCAATCAACTAAAACCTTAATTAAAATAGCTCAATTAACTTAAACCAAACTTAATTCAATTAGGACATAACGAAACTAACTAGTCTAGAATTACATTATACTGatataatttagatttgattgattttaattatatcaaataggtttgaactagtaAAATTGGTTTAAAATCATCCTAAATTAGCTTAAATTTATCAAATCTATCTAATTCAGATAATTAACTTACTTAAACCAATAAATAAGAGGAATTGGACTATGCTATATAGTGCTACTCTAGATTGAACTGACTCACTTGAGTCTTAGATGGATTAGAAGGTAATATGTTGGGTTGAGGTACAATAAGCTGGATAGAGGGGTGACAATACATATAACGCTAGTTGCAGAGTAGGCCTAATTTCGCGGGCTAGGTCAAACCTCACTCACGAGTTAGGTTAAACCTTACCACTAAATTGGGACACGTTTACCTCGTATGTTAGGTCATGCTTGACTATATGGGTTGAGTCATACTTGGTCATATGAGTTGGACTATACTTGATCACATGAGTTGGATCGTCCTTAGCCACATGGGTATATCTTACTTGGACACATAGATTATATCATACCTAGTCACTTGGGGGGATTGTACTGGACCACATGAGTTAGGTTATACTTGACAACACGAGTTAGATTGTATCTAACTATATAGGCTAGGTTATGCCTAACTACATGAGTTTGATTATACATAGTCATGTGGGATAGGTTATGCTTAACCATATATGCTAGTTCATACTTAGCCATATAAGCTGGTCTGATCAATCAACTTAACTTAGTTCAGACTCCTAATTTGACCCCTCttgttaaattagattttaatatttttaattattaaaagtaACACAAATCTATGAATTAAATTAGATTTCAATTTAGATtcctagttttaaatttaaaagtaattaaattatataaattcatacataatttttgaaacatagatatataattaaatgaattaaaactattataatcataaaataaaaattttaataattaaaataatattgaaaTTCATTTAAACTTAAGAAACCATCATAAGTCACATAATCATTCTAACAAaagaaatcaattatcattatttattaatcataaaatttaaaatttaaaatattattatatatcataaaattatattaattataatatcaaaaattttaaaatatgaatgaaAGTTggttaaaaaagaataaaaaattcgaCCTTTCATTGTCGAATCCTCTTTTCAATCCTCTTCCTCGCCTAAATGCAAAATAAGATAGGAGAAGCCCTCGTTATAGGAGAAGATGAGCTCTCCTCGAAAGGTAAGCAATAATTTTGCTTGTCATATGTGTCATTCatgtcaatcatgtgagtgatgacacgtgtgacttgacacacagtcattttgcttattatattttgacatttatcactttatattgcttattacgtgtgtatatatatatatatatatatatatatatatatatatatatatatatatatatatatatatatatatatatatatatatatatatatatatatatatagtgatgtcattggatctatgtaatgagaatcggatcatgatgagctcatgataatgagaccgattcacctttaaacacaatcataaataatcacggtcataggttactcgagagggacatcgagataaccagacggactggtgtgttgtatatccgtccatatgatagatacaactagtctcatagctgcttatgtagggacactatggatataatgtaggtgctcattggggaatgagttcactaattgatccgcttacagaatgctaaatagttgatgatgccttattgttagacaataatttcatagtcccagtggtgtatctgatccttagactcgagacaccaaggatgtcctatatgaatgcttcactctttgataccaaacttataggtttggatgtcccaaatatagcataaccggtcatcaatagtagtagtcaacctttcgagggttattgagtgtcgatagaggataattaactctcggtgtcatgagaagaatatctcatatatttttgTTTAGATAAATCCTTggtcagggtcatttggattgagagagaaagtgttctctggaagaatccgattagagtgagactcgagtagaaaccgtatgagtatgacaacaccatgcccggtatacgatttctaggatattagatggatgagggactatagttatatagtaattgaggatagacatgtccaatggattggattcccttgtatcgtttgtggattgcggcgtagtggcctagtacgtccgtagtcgatgaattaagtgaattattatatatataataattcattgagctagaagaagttctgataggtatcacttatggccagctcaatattgggcctagagggtcatacacatatggtagatattgcgatgagtagatgttcagatatgagatatccgcccctatcttattgaatatctaataaacccctgaattattataTCATATGAATAAGATAAgatcccatgagagattattggatagagatccactaatctaagaggcttaggtagttggatgaaatTCAATACCAAATATGATAAGATCCATTAAGGTTACGTTaatatgggatctctataaattaaAGGGAACTAGtgatttataggctagagcctttttggttgcCTTCTCCTATTTTCTCCACCTCAGAACAGTCCTAAAGTTTTGaggactatgtggatcaccgttagagaggagcgtgtttgacctccttcaccttttGTGCATAGATTCAGGAATATAGGATTTCCTTAGATAACATAATCTATTTAACACGTTGTTTTCTATCGCTCCCAAAGATTTCTcaacaaatttaaattttattttaaatttaaatttattttattttcacactaaatataaaaatatattatttatttcttatggttcacaCCTTATAATAGAATATGAACTATTaactttctaaaaattacattactcattagaaaataaattaattaattagtaaaaaaattaacTTATCCATAtggttaaaaattaatttttaattatttccataatcatactatataaataataaagttattaatttaaataaaaaatatattatttacgaTAATTAATCTTCTATCAGTTTTAAAAAAACATATACAAACAATATTGCGTATCTCAAAATTAAATCATTTAAGCTTTGATATAATTTATCATGGGAAAAGcacctaaaaatatttaaaatgtgcAAAAATACAAAccataaaattgataaaaaaaagtttTAGACACTACTTACTTGAAATAACCAAACTATTCGTTATGTGAACCAAATTATATGTACCATTTAGTTAATCTTTAACTCAAGTATACATCTTCTCATTGATCTCTAACATAGATCTCGAAGAATtttttcatcatttaaaattatttctaatacttcaaatatctttttatatcctttccatcacaaaaaaaaagatagatatatgaggtatttataaattaaaaattaattttatttatgagGAACTCTTGTCCAGAACTTACCATCCAAGAACtctgaaaattatatatatatatatatatatatatatatatatatatatatatatatattattgatagaAAAAAAAGAGGGAAGAAAAATCGGAGTTATAGGTCactgattattttttaataattgatGAATATTAAATTTCATCCATTCTATTTTCGATTTATGTTTCTTATATAAAAAAAACCTCAATTAAATTACAGTAGAAGATTGGGAGAAGTTACTATAAAAGATATTTCAGTGTCGTAAAATTTGACTTGGCCTTTGTGTAATTACATCCATTATTTATGCAAATCCAATTTAAGTGGGTCGGATATAAATGCTTATCGAACGGATTGGTTGTAACAAAAGTCATCGATTAGAGACATAAAGATAGGCATTTTAGTGTCTTAACAGTAATCTCTGACTTGGCCAACATCGTCTTCCGTTATCCTTCTTACTTGAACCACTCATGTAGTTCATTCAGTCGGGAGTTTGATGCAACGTGACAGATCGCACTCCCCAAGAATAGCGTTCCACCCTCACCGTATTTAGCCATCTCATGTGTCCCCCATCAATTCCAACCTCTCGTTCGTTAAggatccaccaccaccaccaccacccctcCCTTCTTCCGAGGAAGTAGTCCCCGTATCCTTGCCCCAAAAGGCCTTGGTGTTTGTGGCCTCTCCGGCCGCCACAATTCCCTCGCATGCAGCTGCGCCCTGTCCATCTTCCACTTGTTGAATgtcgacttcttcttcttcttcttcttcggcttcttcttcttcggtgatGGAGAAGAGGGGCACCGTCCTCTTGCAACGGTACGAGCTCGGACGCCTGCTGGGGCAGGGGACGTTCGCGAAGGTCTACCATGCGCGCAACGTCGCCACCGGGCTCGCCGTCGCCATCAAGATCATCGACAAGGAGAAGATCCTCCGCGTCGGCATGATCGACCAGATCAAGCGCGAGATCTCCGTCATGCGTCTGGTCCACCACCCTAACATCGTCCAGCTCTACGAGGTGATGGCCACCAGGACCAAGATCTACTTCGCCATGGAGTACGTGCGTGGCGGCGAGCTGTTCAACAAGGTGGCCAAGGGCCGGCTCAAGGAAGACGTGGCCCGGAAGTACTTCCAGCAGCTGATCGCGGCCGTCGACTTCTGCCACAGCCGCGGTGTCTACCACCGCGACTTGAAGCCCGAGAACCTCCTGCTGGACGAGAAGGGCGATCTCAAGGTGTCCGACTTCGGGCTGAGCGCGCTGGGCGCGTCGAGGAGGCAGGACGGGCTCCTCCACACCACGTGCGGCACTCCCGCCTACGTCGCGCCGGAGGTCATCACCAAGAAGGGCTACGACGGGTCCAAGGCCGACATCTGGTCCTGCGGCGTCATCCTCTTCGTGCTGTTGGCCGGCTATCTCCCGTTCCACGACTCCAACATCATCGAGATGTACCGCAAGACCAGCCGAGGAGAGTTCAAGTGCCCCTACTGGTTCCCGTCGGAGGTGAAGAAGCTTCTCGCCCGGTTGCTCGACCCCAACCCCACCACCAGGATCACCGTCTGCAAGCTGATCGACAACCCCTGGTTTCGCAAAGGATACAGAGCAGTGAATCACCAGCTGCGAATGAAGCGAGACGAAAGCCTGCGGGACGTGCGGGAGGCATTCGCCAGCGATGCcgacgaggaagaggagaagaagcaaGCGACGTCCTCGTCGTCATCGATCAGGCCTGCTAGCTTGAACGCGTTCGACATAATCTCGCGGTCGTCTTCGTTCGACCTCTCGGGGCTATTCGAGGAGGAGAAGGGCCGGCGGGCGGAGGCCCGATTCGCGACGCAGAAGCCCACCGAGGCGATCGTGTCGAAGCTGGAGGAGATCGCGAGGACGGAGAGGTTCCGGGTGGAGAAGAAGGACGGGGTAGTGAAGCTGGAGGGCAGCCACGAGGGGAGGAAGGGGCAGCTGGCGGTGGAGGCAGAGATCTTCGAGGTGACGCCGGCGCTGTACGTGGTGGAGGTGAAGAAGTCGGCCGGCGACACGCTGGAGTACCAGCGATTCTACGACCAGGGCCTGAAACCTTCGCTGAAGGACATCGTGTGGGAATGGCAAATGGGGGATcagtcgccgccgccaccgccgccgccgccatcggTGCTTCCACCACGGCTACCGCCATCGTCGGCTAGTGTAAAGCATCAATGATCGAGTGGTTTCATGAAGTCGTCATGTCCTGCTTTGCGTGCCCTGCGATATATGCGGCGTGTTAATCACGCTTGCCTTCATGCATGTTCGAATAGTTGTAGGCATTAATTCATGTGGGTGTTTCTTTTATTTATCTTCGAAAACTTCTCCTTATGGCATTAAATATCCATATAATTCtgccaaattatatatatatatatatatatatatatatatatatattgatgtactTTTTTGGATAAGTTAATATCAATTATGGAATCACATATTTCTATTAATCAACACTTTATTTATTATAGAAAAAGGTATTTTTGGATGTCTGATTACCGTTCACTGCCAATTCACGAACGCAGTAACTATATGGATTCGATTTAAACGGATCGGGTTGTATCAGTCCGATAAATAACTGGACTGGATCAAGGTATGTCCCGTTGACACGTTTGATAAACGGATCTCGGCCCAACTCGACTCGACTCCACCCGACCCGTTACGGGACTTTGTATTCTTCCCTCGCTCGTAGATTTGGGTCAGATCGAAATCTCACGACCCTTCTCCGGAAGGCGAATATGGCGTCGGGCAGTGGAGGCATCGATATGCTCTCCGTGTACAACGACGAGGAAGAGGTAGAAGAGCGGAAGGTGGTCGTGGCAGTGGGTTTGGTGGATTCCGGCGCTGACGATGCCGATGGAGGTGACGGGGATACCCCGCCCAACCCAGCATTTGAGGCTAAAGTCTCGACCCTACTCGATCGCCATGATGGCATGGATTGCGAAACCCTAAGGAGCCCTACGCCCCCGCCGCTGCTCCCCTCACAGTTGCAGTCTTCACCCTTCCCCGccatctccccttctcctcctctgcgGCATCCGTCTTCTTCTCTTTCGGAGCCTGTGGGCCTTCAGAGGATGAGGATGTTCGTCGTTAGTTTACGATTGTTATGTCTTGTTATATCTCGTTCAATTTAGTTGTCCATTCGTTCTATCTGATGCCGAAATGATGGTTTCTGCCTATTCTTGTCACGATCTTTTTTCTGGTTGTGTGAGGAATCGATCCTTCTTTTTTTCCCCAATAGCATCTGAGTGGATTTCAGACTCTAGCTTTCTGATTCAGCAAAACATTGGTTTTTGCAGGAGGGAGAGATTTTAAGCAACGGTCGTTTCATGCTCAGAGAGGTTCAAGTAGCCGATGGTAATTTGATTACACACTTTTTTTTGAAgtaaaataatgtgcaaaatcATCAAGAATCACCTCATTACATGTTCACTTTACCGAATTAAGCCTTATGTAAATATGTTTGGAAGTCTATGTTGTCAGTGTTTCTGCAGCAACGATCTGATCCTTACTTTTGACTAAAATGAGTTTTTAGAGGAATTAAATTGACTTTGCCAACGTATTATCCTTCACagatttatttaattaaaaaatattgtgaaagattatgaaaTACATGCCTTATTACATGTTTGCCTTGCCAAATTAAGCATATCATAAATATGTTTAGAAGTCTATTTTGTTGGCGTCTTTGCAGCTATGATCTAATCATCACTTTAACTTAGCCAATGAGTTATCTTTCACAGTGGTTCAAAAAGAGCCCTGAAATTGGTCAACGCCTGTGGTGCTACGCTGTTCCTTGGCAGCTGAACAACTACTGTGATAAATGGGTCCATTGTTCTGGGTTCCAGCGCACAGGGAAACATATGCAATAAGTAAGCTTTTCAAGAGCAAAATTTCAATATTAATTTAGAAGGTTACAAGTGCGAGaaacttaattaattatttaCACCTTGTTCTGAATGTGTGAATTTACAGGTCACTGTTCTTGTTGTCGCTCTGTTTTACACAAGATATACAATGCTTAATTCaatcaaatatatatttgataatttatttttttcatcatcATGATACAGTCCATATCAGTCAAAACTTTTTGATACTTAAAACTTGAAAATTACGATGATGATATGCCCTTATCAAATACTACTGTTACACAAGAATCAGTTCCTTGTACTTcatgattcctatatcattctcCCTTGCGATCTTTGCTTGTTGATATAACTTCAGTATAATTTAGCCTGAGAcactgattgattgattgactTTCCAGTTATAATCTCCTTAACCCTATTTTTATGCTCCTCaagtagaagaaaagaaaaatacaacATGAGGAAAAAAATACAATTAAGAAACATACTTTAAGGATAATTAATCATTTATCCTTTCCCTTTTCTGGAAAGATAAATTTTCTGATTAATGCTGGTAAATATTCAGCCTTCTTCATAATATATACTTTCGTTTTTGTATAATAATGGAACTTTCTTGTAGAAAATAATCTTCAAATAATTCAACCTTATATTCTTCCTTTTCCTAAGAATCTTCAAGTAaacctaaatttttattttttttcttttatttgatttcttTTGTCTTCCCCTTGGGCAATTTTGATAACCAACTAGGATCTTTGGACAATGTTGCCGTTTGGCAACTTAAGACGTTTTTGTCCTGAactaataaaacttattcaaatgagTAATAAATCAAATTGGTCTGCTTACGATGAAATAGATGATGGGAGAGAAAGGAGCTGATCTATACTAAGGAATCAGAGGTTGGATGCTAAATAACATTGGTTGCATATCTTACACTAGATTGGGATGGAATTGCTCAGGGAAGAGATATGGTgttgttcaaacttcaaagtgTATCAGGCTTGTGTGGGATTGAGTCAGAAAGTTGTGTCAATTTATTCAGTCCAGTATTTGTTCACATCTAATCGATCACCAAAATGTAAATATATGGTTATTTAGGGGCATTGCTTTATAATGACAGGGAAACATGATGAAAGATATTAAATGTTAAGAAAATTTCAattatttttcatttgtttatgacgTGCAGATCATGTGTAACATTGAGCTGAAATGGCCAACACATCTGATATGCTTTTCATGCACATCTCAGCTGGCGTTGTCAGTTCTTAAGAAGTTGATTACATCTAGTATTTTTTGTTGACACATCTTCTTAGAAGCTTTATAACTAATTAGCTTTCTTATATTCACTAGTCACCAAGTCCTCTGGTTTCGAAGTTTTATTGCCTAGCAGGGCTGCATAACTATTCGGTGATTAATGAAATCTTTCAGTGTATGAATGGAGAGATTTGATTGATCTTAAATGTTTGAAGATTTGACCTTTTCTTCTTCTGTTTGAATATGCTGGTATAACA comes from the Musa acuminata AAA Group cultivar baxijiao chromosome BXJ2-8, Cavendish_Baxijiao_AAA, whole genome shotgun sequence genome and includes:
- the LOC135619984 gene encoding CBL-interacting protein kinase 5-like, producing MSTSSSSSSSASSSSVMEKRGTVLLQRYELGRLLGQGTFAKVYHARNVATGLAVAIKIIDKEKILRVGMIDQIKREISVMRLVHHPNIVQLYEVMATRTKIYFAMEYVRGGELFNKVAKGRLKEDVARKYFQQLIAAVDFCHSRGVYHRDLKPENLLLDEKGDLKVSDFGLSALGASRRQDGLLHTTCGTPAYVAPEVITKKGYDGSKADIWSCGVILFVLLAGYLPFHDSNIIEMYRKTSRGEFKCPYWFPSEVKKLLARLLDPNPTTRITVCKLIDNPWFRKGYRAVNHQLRMKRDESLRDVREAFASDADEEEEKKQATSSSSSIRPASLNAFDIISRSSSFDLSGLFEEEKGRRAEARFATQKPTEAIVSKLEEIARTERFRVEKKDGVVKLEGSHEGRKGQLAVEAEIFEVTPALYVVEVKKSAGDTLEYQRFYDQGLKPSLKDIVWEWQMGDQSPPPPPPPPSVLPPRLPPSSASVKHQ
- the LOC108953572 gene encoding uncharacterized protein LOC108953572: MASGSGGIDMLSVYNDEEEVEERKVVVAVGLVDSGADDADGGDGDTPPNPAFEAKVSTLLDRHDGMDCETLRSPTPPPLLPSQLQSSPFPAISPSPPLRHPSSSLSEPVGLQRMRMRERF